The window ATGGTGCGTGCCTTTCGGCGTGATGATTCCCAGACTCCGGTGGTGCTGATGGGCTACCTCAATCCAATCGAGGTGATGGGTTACCAGACCTTTGCCTCTGCCGCCGCTGAGGCCGGGGTTGATGGGGTACTCACCGTGGATCTCCCGCCAGAGGAATCCGACGCCTTGATTACGGCCTTACGTGGGCTCGACTTGGATCCCATATTCCTGATCGCCCCGACCTCCACCCCCGAACGCATCACCATGATTGGGGCGGCTGCGAGTGGCTTTGTCTACTACGTCTCACTTAAGGGGGTCACTGGGGCCGCTAGTCTCGACATCGCCGCCGTATCCGCGAAACTCAACGAGGTACGCCGTGCTACGGATCTACCAATTGGCGTCGGTTTTGGTATTCGTGATGCGACCTCGGCAGCAGCCGTAGCACAGGTAGCGGATGCCGTAGTGGTAGGAAGTGCCCTGGTCTCCCGAATTGAAATGCTAGCCCAGCAGGGGATGCCAATTATTCCCGAGATCGCAGCCTTTATCGCTGGATTGCGTTCGGCCATTGATGCCTAGATACTGAAATCGAGGCAGAGGCGCCAGATTCCATTACCTGGCGGCGTTGGCCATCCGCATGAAGTTGAGCGCCACCAGCGGAGGATGCAGATTATTCCCTGCGACGGAATAAAATCAAGGGAGCCTTTTTCCATCGTATATCTAAATCCAAGCTGTCCCTAACTATATTCATGAATAGGAGAAATTCTCCATGTCAAAGAAAATATTATTCGCCATGGTGGGTTTAACCTTGTGTCATACAGAAATCATGGCGGCGGATTGTACTTTGCCGCCAATCAAACCGCTGGGAATCGAAACCTGGTCAGCTAATCAGACCACCGCTTCTCTTTGGCGGTCCCTACATCAAGACGAACTAAAAACTTTTTCCACTCAACAGACAGGCCACGCCGATGCCTTACCGTTTAATAATAATTCCCTAGAAGAAATGAGTTCCTGGCAGAGCGCACTAGATTGGTTGCTCGGGCCGCTTCCTAATAGCTGCGAGCCTTTACAACTAAAAATTAGCGCCACCGATTTACATCTTACTCCGGCGGAAATGGCGCAGGCGAATATCTCACCGCTTCAGGAAAATGGCGTTACGATTGGCTATCATATGCGTCCGGCGAACTATTTCAATATCGCTGATACGCGCGCACCCTGGGTGCGTATTTATCGCCTTACCTACAACGATCCCGTTGGCCAACGGATCCCCGCCTATTTATTAACGCCGCAAAAGATATCGAAAAAGGCCATTCCAGCGGTACTTGTCGCGCACCAAGCCTTAGCGGTCTGTGGTAAAAAGGAACCCTTGGGTGTTTGCCTATGGAGCAAGGGTGCGAATCGAGTATTAGCATTGGCTCTCGAATACGCAAGAAGAGGATTTGTAGTAATAGCGCCGGATTTACCCGGTTATGGCGAGCTACAAGATAAGAACTGGAATTCCCTGGAATATAACACACGTAACTATCGCAAGGTGTTGGCTCGTTTTCCCACAAGCAGTGAATTAGGTACGGAAGTCGCTTATCTAAAACGAGCCGTGGATGCTCTTTTCGCCCAAGATATCGTCCGTATTAAGCCCAGGGTGGGCGCTGTCGGCCATTCCAAAGGCGCTACCCTTATACCACTATTGCAAATTTATGATGGTCGAGTAAAGGCGTCTCTTGCTAATGCCCCCGGCCTGCATTTATTCCGTACCGATGATGTATCCCTGTACGATAGTGTGGTTTATAATAATCAACCGCAATTTCCCGAAGGAGCCATTGCACGCTGGTGTGGGTGGGGGTATTTGCCAAGAATGTGTTTCTTTGACGGTAATCTAGCCGCTTTGCCCATTGATTTTCATCACATCCAAGCCTTGGCCCTGAAAAAAGGACCATATTTTACCGTGCAGATCGAGGATGATGGATTTCCAGGTTATTGGCCATCCATCGATTTTATCAATACACAATCGGATGCCATGGCTACTCGCTTACAAAGTGAATATGATTTTCGAGTTGTCGCGAGTGGCCTACGAGGGGAAGACCGTTGGGTTGACGCGGAGGGAATGACTGGTGACCAGTGTTTGGTTAACGCCAACGGTGATCTCAAGAAAATATGGCGCTGTCAAACAGTATTGCAACATTTTTACGGACATGGCGTTTATCCAAAAACTATTTTACCGTTACTGAACCGTATGGAAGAAATCATGCTTGGGCCATGAGTGAGCTACACTCCCTCATTACGAAGAACGAAATATCATGTGACCGACAAAACGCGAAACATATTAGACATTATCCGAAACCTCCCCTCTCTCAAAGGGAGAGGGGAGTGGAGTGGATGACTTTCGGGTAATAAACCTTATCGGAAACCTCCTCATCACCCACTACAGTCAATATAAATCATGAGGTTGTGTTGTCCGGCAGGGGCTGGGTAGGGGGTTTCCGATAAGGTCTAATGTCTATCGATCTGTTCTCTTTAGGAGCCACCTATGCGCTGGGAAGAAGTTTGCGCCGACCGTAGCCTACAAAATTTGCCATACCGAATTGAACTCAATCGGGAAGGATTGATTGTCATGTCTCCCGCTAAAAATCGCCATGCGATTCGTCAAGGACGTATCCTGCGCATTTTGTTACGTCTCATGGGAGATATTGGCGAGGCGTTTCCAGAATGCCCGATTGAAACAGACGACGGTACCAAGGTGGCGGATGTAGTTTGGATTTCTCCACAACGTTACGCGCAAGTAAAAAATCAAGATGTTTGCTTCATTGCCCCGGAGATCTGTATCGAGGTAATTTCCGAAAGTAATACCGAGCGTGAAATGCAATTTAAGACTCAACTTTATCTGGCAGCGGGAGCCGAGGAGGTATGGCTCTGTGACGCAACCGGGGCGCTACGCTTCTTTTCCTCAGAAGGGCAAATGGTCGCATCCCGAATTGTCCCGAGCTTTCCACTCGCAGTGCCTATTGATTAATTCCGCCACAGGAAAGAAATGCAATGTCCGATACCCTAAGCTGGTTTCAGAAACTCCTACCCTCTCGCATTCGCACCGAGGGTGGCAACAAAAAAGTCCCTGAGGGTCTGTGGAGCAAATGCGTTGCTTGTAGCGCTGTACTGTATCGCGCTGAATTAGAGCGTAGCCTGGAGGTCTGCCCCAAGTGTACCCACCATATGCGTATTGGGGCGCGTGACCGCCTCGACCGCTTTCTTGACGCTGAACCAAGGGAAGAGATCGGGGCGATGTTGGAGCCGGTAGATCTTCTCAAGTTTCGTGACAGCAAGCGATATAAAGATCGCCTCGTTCAAGCCCAAAAAGATACCAGCGAAAAGGACGCCTTAGTGGCAATGAAAGGTGCCGTCGAAGGATTACCATTGGTTGCCGCAGCCTTCGAGTTTCGTTTTATGGGAGGGTCGATGGGCTCGGTGGTCGGCGAGAAATTTGTGCGTGCCGTGGATTGTTCCCTAGAGTGGAATATCCCACTGGTATGTTTTTCGGCGAGCGGTGGGGCACGGATGCAAGAGGCGTTGATATCGCTAATGCAGATGGCCAAAACCTCCGCTGCCTTGGGGAAACTGACCCAGGCGGGAATTCCTTTTATTTCGGTATTGACCGATCCGACCATGGGCGGCGTTTCCGCAAGCCTTGCCATGCTCGGTGATATCAATATTGCGGAACCCAAGGCGCTGATCGGTTTTGCTGGTCCCCGTGTTATCGAACAAACCGTCCGTGAGACCCTCCCTGAAGGTTTTCAACGTGCCGAATTCCTGCTGGAACATGGGGCCGTCGATCTCATCGTAGATCGTCGTGAGATGCGTAGCCGAATTGCTCGGCTATTGTCTATCCTGACCCATCGGCCTACAGTGAAATTGTCTGAACCATAATTTCACTCAAGTTGAGCTCTCTCTGGCTGATAAGAAGTTTCGTTTCTTTGAGCACCTGATGATTTATTGTATCGTTGCCGGCTGCTTAGTGAGTTGGCAACCTGGATTAGCAATTATTGAAGTTTCCACGTAATACCTGATGAACGATACCTACAACGCAGCAGCCATCGAAGTTCTGTCGGGACTGGATCCCGTCCGCCGGCGTCCGGGAATGTATACCCAAACCGAACGCCCCAATCATCTTGCCCAAGAAGTTATCGACAATGCGGTGGACGAGGCCTTGGCAGGCTTTGCCACCAGTATCGATGTCGTACTTTATGCCGATGGTTCGTTGTCGGTGGCCGATGACGGACGCGGAATGCCCGTGGATATTCACCCTGAAGAGGGCGTATCGGGTGTGGAGGTTATTCTTACGCGCCTCCACGCCGGTGGTAAATTCTCGGGAAAGACCTATCAATTCTCCGGTGGCCTTCATGGAGTTGGAGTGTCGGTGGTCAATGCCCTTTCCCTGCGCCTCGAAGTATGGGTGCGTCGCGGAGGACGAGAACATCACATCGCTTTTGCCAATGGCGCAAAGACCTCAAAACTCACTGTAGTGGGACCCGCACGCAGCACGGGCACTACGGTACGATTCTGGCCCGATCCGCAATTCTTCGACAGCCCCAAATTTTCGCTATCGCGCCTGCGTCATTTACTCCGCGCCAAGGCAGTGTTGTGTCGTGGGCTTACCGTGCGGTTTCGCGATGAAACTACCGCAACCCCTGAACAACAAGAATGGCGCTATAGCCAAGGATTGGAGTCCTATTTACAAGAGGAATTAGGAGATCAGGAGACACTACCCGAATCTCCCTTTGTAGGTAGCTTCCAAGGTAATGAACAAGTAACGGACTGGGCAGTGGTTTGGCATCCTGAAGCGGGCGCCTTAACCCTGGCCGAGAGTTACGTTAACCTAATTCCCACGGCCCAGGGAGGAACCCACGTTAATGGTCTACGTACTGGATTATTGGAAGGACTGCGCGAATTCTGCGATTTTCGGAATCTCTTGCCGCGTGGCGTCAAGATTTCTCCCGAAGATGTCTGGGAACGAGTCAGTTATGTCCTTTCGGTAAAATTACGTGAACCTCAATTCACCGGCCAAACCAAGGAACGTCTTTCCTCCCGAGAATGCGCGGCTTTTGTTTCCGGGGTAGCCAAGGATGCCTTTAGTCTATGGTTGCACCAGCATACCGAGCAGGGCGAGCGCATTGCTGAATTGGCGATTGGTGCGGCGCAGGCGCGCCTCAAAGCCGGACGAAAGGTATTACGCAAGAAAATTACCTCAGGCCCAGCACTACCCGGAAAACTTGCGGATTGTGTCGCTCAAGAGCCAACGCGCACTGAGTTATTCCTGGTCGAAGGGGATTCCGCCGGTGGCTCCGCAAAACAGGCGCGTGATCGGGAAACTCAGGCGATCCTGCCATTGCGTGGTAAGATCCTGAATACCTGGGAAGTGGAACCCGCCGAGGTATTGGGTTCCCAAGAGGTTCACGATATCGCCGTGGCCATTGGCGTAGACCCAGGATCGGATAAAGTAGACGGATTGCGTTATGGAAAAATCTGCATTCTCGCCGATGCTGATTCCGATGGGGCACACATTGCCAGCCTATTGTGCGCCCTGTTCCTACGTCATTTCCGTCCCCTGGTGGCAAAGGGGCATGTCCATGTGGCAATGCCCCCCCTGTATCGGATCGATGTTGGCCACGATGTCTATTACGCCCTGGATGAAGGTGAGAAACAAGGTGTCCTGGAGCGCATTGCTGCCGAAAAGAAGAAAGGTAAGATTAATGTTCAGCGCTTTAAAGGATTGGGTGAGATGAATCCTTTACAGTTACGCGAAACTACCCTTGCCCCCGATACACGCCGCTTGATCCAACTTACCTTGGAGGATGAGGAGGCAACGGTAATTCTCTTGGATATGCTACTTTCTCGGGGACGTGCCGCCGACCGCCGCGTCTGGCTAGAAACCAAGGGTAATTTGGCAACAATATAGGTATTTTAAATTCGATATTTTTAGTCACCCCCACGTGGGGCTCAGATTTGAATAACACATAGCGAAAGAAGAATTAAAAAATGACCAGTGAAAATCCTGATCCAATCTATGATTCAACCAATATCAAGGTTCTCAAGGGACTCGATGCCGTACGTAAACGACCGGGGATGTATATTGGCGATACCAGTGACGGTACTGGGCTACACCACATGGTCTTTGAGGTGTTGGATAATGCAATTGACGAGGTACTTGCCGGCTATTGCAATAAAATCGACGTCATCATTCACACGGATGACTCGGTAACCGTTTCTGACAATGGACGTGGTATTCCGGTAGATATTCACAAGGAAGAGGGACGTTCTGCGGCGGAGGTCATCATGACGATCTTGCACGCGGGTGGAAAATTCGACGATAGCTCCTACAAAGTTTCGGGTGGTTTGCACGGCGTTGGGGTATCCGTCGTCAATGCCCTCTCTGAGAATCTCTGGCTTACGATCTATCGTGACGGGAAGATTCATACGCAAAACTACTCCCATGGCGAACCACTTGCCCCCCTGGCCGTAACGGGTGAGACTGACCAACGCGGGACGACAGTCAAATTCAAACCGAGTATCGAAACCTTTTCCAATATCGAGTTCCATTACGATATCCTGGCCAAACGGTTGCGTGAGCTATCATTTCTTAATCCCGGCATTATTATCACTCTGGTGGATGAGCGCAATGCCAAGAGCGATATTTTTGAGTACAAAGGGGGCATTTCCGAGTTTATCGAACACCTCAATCGTAACAAGACCCCGTTACACCCTAGCGTTTTCTATTTCAAAGCAGAACGGGCAGGGATAACGGTTGAAGTGGCCATGCAGTGGAATAACTCCTACCAAGAAAATGTTTTCTGCTTTACGAACACCATTCCCCAACGGGATGGTGGCACCCATCTGGCAGGATTCCGTGGAGGGCTGACGCGAACCGTCAACCAGTATATAGAGCAAAATGGAATCGCCAAAAAAGCGAAAATAGCGATCATGGGTGAGGATATCCGTGAGGGTCTTACGGCGGTTTTATCAGTAAAGGTGCCAGACCCCAAATTTTCTTCGCAGACCAAGGATAAATTGGTTTCTTCCGAGGTGAAGGGGGCGGTCGAGGCCGCCGTAGCCGAACAATTAGAATCATTTCTCCTCGAAAAACCCAACGAGGTCAAAGCAATCACCGCGAAGGTTATCGACGCGGCTCGTGCTCGTGAGGCCGCGCGTAAGGCGCGGGAGACTACACGCCGCAAAGGAGTCTTGGACGTGGCCGGGCTTCCAGGGAAATTGGCCGATTGCCAAGAAAAGGATCCGGCACTGTCCGAGATATTCCTGGTCGAGGGCGACAGCGCCGGTGGCTCGGCAAAACAGGGACGTGACCGCCACTATCAGGCGATCCTACCGTTGAAAGGAAAGATCTTGAATGTGGAGAAGGCTCGTTTTGACAAAATGCTGTCCTCCGCCGAGATCGTAACGCTCATCACCGCGCTAGGTTGCGGCATCGGGACCGAGGACTTTAATCCCGACCTCCTCCGTTATCATCGCATCATTATCATGACTGACGCGGATGTGGACGGTTCCCATATTCGTACTCTGTTGCTGACATTTTTTTATCGACAGATGCCAGTACTGGTCGAGCGCGGTCATATTTATATTGCCCAACCCCCCTTGTACAAAATAAAAAAGGGAAAACAGGAGACCTATATTAAGGATGACAATGAACTAGATGAACACCTGCGCGGGAACGCTCTCGATAGTGCGGAATTCGCGGCGGGAGAAGATTTTCCTTCCCTCTCAGGTTCAAAACTGGAATCGTTGGTGACTGAATACAATACGGTGATGCGGACGATACATCACCTATCGAAACGGTTACCGACCTCCGTGCTAGAGGCCATTCTCTATATGCCAGAGATTACCGCGCAAGAACTAGATAATCTTGAATTGTTGGATACCTGGTATCAAGAGTTAGATCGCAGATTCGTCGCGAAGGGTGACGAGGGGACCTCGTCCTACCGAATTATTCCTGGAACCAAGGGCGCGGCACAGATTCAGGAAATGAATCATGGTGTGGTTCGCAGATATCATCTGGACACTGGATTCTTTCGTTCGCAAGAATACTGTAATACCTTGGCGCCTTTTGGAAGAAAGATCCATGGGTTATTCATAACTGGCGCCGTTGTGCGCCGTGGCGAACGCAAGAAAGAGGTGACGGATTTCCGGGAGGTAGTCGGTTGGCTGTGGGAGGAGGCCAAGCGGGGACAGCAGATCCAGCGTTATAAAGGGTTGGGTGAAATGAACCCAGGACAGCTTTGGGACACCACAATGAACCCCGAGACGCGCCGGTTAATGCAAGTTCACGTTGAAGACATCATCGCTGCAGATGATATCTTTACCACTCTAATGGGTGATCAGGTGGAGCCGCGTCGAGAATTTATTGAACGCAATGCCTTGGCTGCGGCTAATTTAGATTTTTAGCTTCGGGATAAAATAACCACCAGAGTAACGTTCTGGTCCTCGTTCAAAATGAAGAACAGGCCGCGTAAGTTGGGTTGCGGTGCTCCGCAACCCAACTTTCTTCCAAACCCAGGGCGTTGTTGCCCTGCGCAGAGATACCGAAACGTCGTTGGCGTGTCTAAAGGCTACGACTTACCCAATCCGCGCGACTTTACGCTGGTGACCGAAGAACGAACCTCATCATTCTCGGATCGCAATCCCACCATTTCCTGCCGGAATGACGAACAGGTGGTAAGGCGGGTAGCAAAGATAATCAGCCAACTATCCACCTCATTGATCAGGAAAAGGCGAGCAAATTATCCGCATCCCTTAAACCCTTCTTGAACCATAGCGACCGCACGAAACATGGCGCGTCCCTTGTTCATGGTCTCATCCCATTCTTTTGCAGGTACCGAATCGTAGACGATACCTGCTCCCACTTGGATGTGGAGGGTGCTGTCCTTGATTACTGCGGTACGAATGGTAATTGCGGTATCCATGTTGCCAGACCAACCAATATAGCCCACCGCTCCTGCGTAAATGCCACGCTTCACTGGTTCTAGCTCTTCGATAATTTCCATGGAACGTACCTTTGCAGCACCACTTACGGTGCCGGCTGGGAACGTAGCACGTAAGGCATCAAGCGCCGTCAGACCGTCACGTAAATGACCTGTGACGTTGGAGACAATATGCATGACGTGGGAATAACGTTCGATCACCATTTTCTCGGTGAGCTGGACGCTACCAACGGTTGAAACTCGCCCAACGTCGTTACGTCCGAGGTCGATAAGCATTAGGTGTTCCGCACGCTCTTTGGGATCAGCCAAGAGTTCCTGTTCCAAGGCTTGGTCAATCTCCTCCGTGGCGCCACGCGGACGAGTACCCGCAATCGGGCGTACGGTAACGATCTGATCCTGCAGGCGAGTAAGAATCTCCGGTGAGGATCCCACAATGTGAAAGGCATCCAGATCAAAAAAGTATAAATAAGGCGAAGGATTGACGCAGCGTAGCGCACGATAGAGATCAAGGGGAGGATTGCGAAAAGGAATCGACAGGCGCTGAGAAAGCACCACCTGCATAATGTCCCCATCGACAATATAACGTTTGCTTCGTGAAACGGCCTCCTCAAAACCCGTCCGAGTAAAATCAGAGTGAAAATCCTCTTCACGCACCGGATTAACATCGTGCTGTCGTTGCTGGGGCGAAAGAGGCTGGCAGAGGAGAGTCTCTAATTCATCTAAACGATTCTCGGCGGCAATGTATGATTCTCTCACCCGCTCATTACCGCTTCCGTTAAGCGTGGCCGGGGGGAGCTTGGCATGAACAACGAGGTAGAGTTTTCCCTTGAGGTTGTCAAAAACCACCACCTCATCAGAAAGCATCAGCAAAATATCAGGGGTACCGATCGGATCAGGTTTAGATATCCCACGCGGGCCGGTAAGATTCGCTCCTGCCTCATCCAGTCGTGGCTCAATGTAACGTACCGTGTCGTATCCAAAATAACCCACTAAGCCGCCGGTGAAACGAGGCTGACCAGAAACACTCGGAACCCGATAACGAGATTGAAAGGTGCCAATCCAGGCGAGTGGGTCGGCTACTTTCGCTTGCTCGGTCACAATACCGTCATGCTCCAGACGTATCTCGTGACCAATTACCCGTATTACGGTACGACATGGCAGACCAATAATAGAATAGCGCCCCCACTTCTCTCCGCCTTGCACCGATTCTAGTAGATAGGAATAGGGGCCACGAGCAAGTTTTAAGTAGGTTGAAAGTGGAGTCTCGAGGTCGGCCAAGACCTCACGCAACACCGGAATGTGGGTATAGCCTTGCGTAGCTAATGCCAGGAATTGATCAAGCTTCATAAAAATCCTAATTAAGACTTTATAAGAATACTTTATCCATGATCAAGAACCCCATAACCAACCCCAAGAGATGGGTTGTAACATTGGTCGACCAACTCTTAAGCTGGTTAGGGGGTATGACGAAAGTACGTAGATTAGGCTTCCTTATCTTGGCCCAACCTACGGAATTATTCATGGATTACTTGCGGTAGCTCTGCCAATGAATCTATGACTGCATCGGGGGCCGCGTCATGGATATCGAGACCGTGATTGTAACCGTAGCTTACGCATACGATGGTAAAACGAGCAGCGCGGGCCGCCATCACATCGTTGATCGAATCTCCCAACATCAAGCAACGATCGGCAGATACTCGAAAATGACGCGCTGCATAAAGTAATGGCGCCGGGTCGGGTTTCTTTTGGGGTAAGGTGTCACCCGCTACTACCAGACGAAAATAATTCGCCAGCCCCAAATTTTTCAACAGTGGAATAGTAAAGCGTGCGGATTTGTTGGTAACGCAGGCCAACGGAAGACCCCACGCGACTAATCCGTCGAGCCCTTCGCGTACCCCCTCATAAACGCGGCTACGGGCACTGGTATTGGCCGCGTATAATTCCATAAAGAGCGGTAACGCGGTAGCATAAAGGTCGGGATCGGCACTACCCTCCAGGTCTACGGTGAGCGCTCGGTGTAATAAACGCTCCACCCCATTGCCTACCCACAATCGCACCGCAGCCTCCCCTCGCGTCGGCAAACCTAAGCGTGGGAGGAGCGTATCTATGCAATAGGTCAGGTCCGGCACACTGTCTACTAGAGTTCCGTCCAGATCTACCAGTACCATTTCAGGACGAGGAAGACGCTCCCCTTGCGTCTCCCGACTAGGGGACCTACTTTTAATTGTTATCGCCACGACAGCACCTGGTGGAATCGTTATCGAAATTATTCCTACGCCTAATCATCCTACCCGGGACAATTCGGCGCGCATCGCGCCCACTACGGTATCGTAGCGGCGAGGGTCTTCGGTACGACCGGCGTTGAAAATAGCTGAGCCAGCCACAAAAGTGTCGGCGCCTGCGGTAGCAATGGCGCGGATATTGTCTACCTTAACACCACCGTCGATCTCCAATCGAATGTTGTAACCGCTCGCGTCGATCCGCTGGCGCACCTCACGCAGCTTGGAGAGACTGCCGGAGATAAATTTCTGACCGCCAAACCCTGGGTTAACCGACATGAGTAGAATCATATCCAGTTTATCCATAACGTATTCTAAGTAATGCAAGGGTGTGGCGGGGTTGAACACGAGCCCCGCTTTACACCCCTGTTCACGGATGAGGGAAAGGGTGCGGTCAATGTGCTCACTCGCCTCGGGGTGGAAGGTGATATAGGTAGCCCCGGCAGCGGCGAAGTCTGGGATGATGCGATCTACCGGTTTGACCATGAGGTGAACATCAATGGGGGCTGTAACGCCATGCTTACGGAGTGCCTCGCATACCAAGGGACCGATGGTCAGGTTTGGCACATAGTGATTGTCCATGACGTCAAAGTGGACGATGTCCGCCCCTGCGGCCAGGACGTTATCCACTTCTTCGCCCAAGCGGGCAAAATCGGCGGAGAGGATGGAAGGCGCAATCAGGTAGTCTGCCATTTTCGTTAGGTTATTCTGTGGGTTGATGTTGGTTGAATTGCTTAGACCTGGAATTCTTGATGATGCCAGACTTTACCCGATCCCTATGGTTTTTTCAGCACTACCCCTACCACCAATCCTGGATATGGCGGGCCTGGTTGTGGACTCTAGTGGGGATACTGCTTACCCTTCGTATATCCGATACGATGGCAGAGACGTTTCCAGGACTGGATCTCTCGCGTGAGCAGGCATGGGCGGAGCAAATAACGGGGCATCTGCGGGTAGGAGAGGTGGTGTGGCTCCCATTTTTGTTGGGAAGGTCTCTAGCCCTCTATACGAAGGCGATTGGTCGTGGTTCGAACCATGGGGCGGTAGTCCTGCTCCCCTCTCCCAACGCTCACCCCGACAGCGAACCGATCAGCACCCTACGAACCACCCTTCCCCTGCATGGTTGGCACACTCTGGCGGTTCAGCTTCCAACCGTGCTTACCGATTCTCTTCCCGCTGACTATGCCCTAATGCTCCCCACCGCTTGTGCGCGTCTGCGTGAGGCGATTCACTGGCTCGACGAGAAGCGACTTTCCAACGTAGTAGTGTTGGGCCATGGCTTGGGGGCGGCGGTGGCGGCGGCCTGTGTGGCGGAGATGGGAGACAAAGGAGTAGTGCGTGGGATCGTCTTGTTGGGGGCGGGAGGCGGAGGCGGTTCGCTACCACCAAACCTGGACCCGGCAGCGTCCCTGGAGAAAATTACTCTCCCCATCCTTGACCTCTACGGTGAATACGACCATCCCTCAGTACTATCAGGGGTGAGAACACGCGAAGCGGGACGCCGCAACCGCGAGCGGCCTTATGTCCAGGTAATCGTGCCGGGGGCGGATCACCGTCTAACGGGATTCGAAGATGTGATTGCAACCCGTATCGCTGCTTGGCTGGGACGCCACGCCCCAGGACAAGAAATTCGAGGTGGTGGATGATACACCAACCTCACCCAACCAATAACCTGTAGTAAAAAACAATCTCGTCCTTCTCTCATTCACTAATGGAACTTGTCATGATGGCCACTATCGTTACCATTGCTATTGTTCTGCATCTCGTTGGGGTTGTTATCTGGGTGGGGGGAATGTTCTTCGCCCACATGGCCCTACGTCCTGCCGCCGTATCGTTACCGGTCGAGGTGCGGCTTCCTCTTTTTGGTCGAGTTTTTGACCGATTCTTTCCCTGGGTATGGGCGGCGGTATTGGTCATTCTTCTCACCGGTTATGGCAGTCTGTTTTTCGCTCTCGGAGGGCTTGCCAGCGCTAGACCTTCCATCCACATCATGATGTTCCTCGGCAGTTTGATGTCTCTGCTGTTCTTCTATCTCTGGTTTTTTCCCTACCGCGCCCTGCAGATGGCCTTGAAAGCGGGGGAATTCCCCACTGCTGGTCACCATCAGGCCCGTATTCGCCAAATCATCGCAATAAATTTGGTGCTTGGTCTCATCACTATCGCAGTGGCTGTGGGGATTCACTAGCAATTTGGCTACCCACTTAACCCGTGATACCTGTTTTCACCCATCGTTCCTACGTGGGAAACGAGAAAGCCCCTCTCCCGAAGGGAGCGAGAGGGGCTTTCTCGTTTCTCGCCGCGTAGACGGCAACTTAGGTTAAATAACCTGGATAACCTGGGTTCGACGGAAGATGCGAGACAAGTACTTATATCTATTAGACCTTATCGGAAACCTCCTCATCACCCACCACAGTCAATATAAATCATGAGGTTGCGTTGTCCGGCAGAGCTAGGTAGGGGGTTTCCGATAAGGTCTATTATTCTTAATCGCTGGAAATATCCCGTTAATAATGCGTGCGAAATTGACGCGGCAAAGGTTTT is drawn from Gammaproteobacteria bacterium and contains these coding sequences:
- the trpA gene encoding Tryptophan synthase alpha chain — protein: MSRITNTFANLRSQGRKALIPFITAGDPNRAETVPLLHAMVRAGANILELGVPFSDPMADGPVIQRASERALAHHMSLRDVLEMVRAFRRDDSQTPVVLMGYLNPIEVMGYQTFASAAAEAGVDGVLTVDLPPEESDALITALRGLDLDPIFLIAPTSTPERITMIGAAASGFVYYVSLKGVTGAASLDIAAVSAKLNEVRRATDLPIGVGFGIRDATSAAAVAQVADAVVVGSALVSRIEMLAQQGMPIIPEIAAFIAGLRSAIDA
- a CDS encoding exported hypothetical protein (Evidence 5 : Unknown function), translating into MSKKILFAMVGLTLCHTEIMAADCTLPPIKPLGIETWSANQTTASLWRSLHQDELKTFSTQQTGHADALPFNNNSLEEMSSWQSALDWLLGPLPNSCEPLQLKISATDLHLTPAEMAQANISPLQENGVTIGYHMRPANYFNIADTRAPWVRIYRLTYNDPVGQRIPAYLLTPQKISKKAIPAVLVAHQALAVCGKKEPLGVCLWSKGANRVLALALEYARRGFVVIAPDLPGYGELQDKNWNSLEYNTRNYRKVLARFPTSSELGTEVAYLKRAVDALFAQDIVRIKPRVGAVGHSKGATLIPLLQIYDGRVKASLANAPGLHLFRTDDVSLYDSVVYNNQPQFPEGAIARWCGWGYLPRMCFFDGNLAALPIDFHHIQALALKKGPYFTVQIEDDGFPGYWPSIDFINTQSDAMATRLQSEYDFRVVASGLRGEDRWVDAEGMTGDQCLVNANGDLKKIWRCQTVLQHFYGHGVYPKTILPLLNRMEEIMLGP
- a CDS encoding Uma2 domain-containing protein yields the protein MRWEEVCADRSLQNLPYRIELNREGLIVMSPAKNRHAIRQGRILRILLRLMGDIGEAFPECPIETDDGTKVADVVWISPQRYAQVKNQDVCFIAPEICIEVISESNTEREMQFKTQLYLAAGAEEVWLCDATGALRFFSSEGQMVASRIVPSFPLAVPID
- the accD gene encoding acetyl-CoA carboxyltransferase subunit beta, which codes for MSDTLSWFQKLLPSRIRTEGGNKKVPEGLWSKCVACSAVLYRAELERSLEVCPKCTHHMRIGARDRLDRFLDAEPREEIGAMLEPVDLLKFRDSKRYKDRLVQAQKDTSEKDALVAMKGAVEGLPLVAAAFEFRFMGGSMGSVVGEKFVRAVDCSLEWNIPLVCFSASGGARMQEALISLMQMAKTSAALGKLTQAGIPFISVLTDPTMGGVSASLAMLGDINIAEPKALIGFAGPRVIEQTVRETLPEGFQRAEFLLEHGAVDLIVDRREMRSRIARLLSILTHRPTVKLSEP
- the parE gene encoding DNA topoisomerase IV subunit B; the encoded protein is MNDTYNAAAIEVLSGLDPVRRRPGMYTQTERPNHLAQEVIDNAVDEALAGFATSIDVVLYADGSLSVADDGRGMPVDIHPEEGVSGVEVILTRLHAGGKFSGKTYQFSGGLHGVGVSVVNALSLRLEVWVRRGGREHHIAFANGAKTSKLTVVGPARSTGTTVRFWPDPQFFDSPKFSLSRLRHLLRAKAVLCRGLTVRFRDETTATPEQQEWRYSQGLESYLQEELGDQETLPESPFVGSFQGNEQVTDWAVVWHPEAGALTLAESYVNLIPTAQGGTHVNGLRTGLLEGLREFCDFRNLLPRGVKISPEDVWERVSYVLSVKLREPQFTGQTKERLSSRECAAFVSGVAKDAFSLWLHQHTEQGERIAELAIGAAQARLKAGRKVLRKKITSGPALPGKLADCVAQEPTRTELFLVEGDSAGGSAKQARDRETQAILPLRGKILNTWEVEPAEVLGSQEVHDIAVAIGVDPGSDKVDGLRYGKICILADADSDGAHIASLLCALFLRHFRPLVAKGHVHVAMPPLYRIDVGHDVYYALDEGEKQGVLERIAAEKKKGKINVQRFKGLGEMNPLQLRETTLAPDTRRLIQLTLEDEEATVILLDMLLSRGRAADRRVWLETKGNLATI